One genomic region from Cryptococcus gattii WM276 chromosome C, complete sequence encodes:
- a CDS encoding uncharacterized protein (Similar to SGTC gene model, INSD accession EAL21595.1): MFKGGPRQLQNPDRASSNTRCQKCLKFGHYTYQCKNPMPYVPRPSRTKQLEMGAVGRDKPSVETPEEFKTSGKGIADKILAAKEEDRKKREEDAKRAKSKGKKRRSSYSSDSDSASGSDSSSSSGSSRSRTRRRRRYSSSSSSSFTRRRSASPRRKQKDSDADESKRRSPSISRSPSRRPPRRRRASSEESR, translated from the exons ATGTTCAAAGGCGGACCCCGGCAGCTTCAGAATCCCGACAGAGCATCTTCAAATACCCGATGCCAG AAATGCTTGAAGTTTGGGCACTATACTTACCAATGTAAAAATCCAATGCCTTATGTTCCTCGGCCATCACGAACAAAGCAACTTGAGATGGGGGCCGTAGGACGTGACAAGCCCAGTGTTGAGACTCCGGAAGAATTCAAGACTTCGGGCAAAGGAATTGCAGACAAAATTCTGGCGGCAAAAGAGGAAGACAGGaaaaagagggaagaagatgcaAAGAGAGCGAAGAGcaagggaaaaaaaaggagaagcAG CTACTCTTCCGACTCCGATTCAGCCTCCGGCTCAGATTCCAGCTCTAGCTCAGGTAGTTCGCGATCTCGGACCCGTCGACGACGCCGATattcttcatcttcatcgaGCTCTTTCACGCGTCGTCGCTCTGCTTCTCCCCGTCGAAAGCAAAAAGATTCGGATGCCGACGAGTCAAAACGCAGGTCTCCTTCGATTTCGAGATCACCATCTAGACGCCCGCCCAGACGTAGGAGGGCATCATCTGAGGAGAGTAGATGA